GCTACCGTGTGCGGGGGGAGGTTGGGGCCTGGGGGCAGATGGGGGAGGTGAGCCGCCAGGGGCTGGAGCGGCTGGCGCTGCTGGAGGAGGCGTATACGGCGGCGCATGGCGAAGAGAAGCGGGCGCTGAAGGTGGCGATGGAGGAGGCGCAGCGCGGGGTGCAGCGGGAGGTGTTGGAGGGGAGGTTGAGGTCGATCGAGGCGGAGCTTAAGCGCTGGGAGGAGCTCGCTGCGGCAAAGGATCTTTTTGGCGAGGAGGTGGGGCTTGAGGCCGGGCAGCGGGCGGAGCGGGAGCGCTTGCAGAGAGAAGCGCAGGCGGTAGCGCAGGCGTTGCGGGATCTGCAGGAGGGTCGGCGCGTGGGGCTGGCGTTTGCGTACGGGGAGAGGTTTGGCGGGGTGATGGGGAGGGGGGGCTTTGATCTGGTGGTCACCAACCCGCCCTGGGTGCGCGCTACGCGCCAGGATGGGGCGGTGAAGGGGGTGTATCGGGCGCGCTACCGGGTGGGGGAGCCGGGGTTGTGGGCCGGGGCGAAGGAGGCCGGGGTGGAGGCGACCTTTGGGGCGCAGGCCGACCTTGCGGCGCTTTTTGTGGAACGTTCGCTGGAGTTGTTAAGGCCCGGGGGGCGAGTGGTGGCGTTGTTGCCGGCGAAGGTGTTGCGCTCGTTGAACGGGGCGGGGTTGCGCAGGCTTTTAGCGGAGCATCAGCTGGAGGCGGTTGAGGATCGCTCCGAGGCGTCGGAGGCGATGTTTGAGGCGACGACGTATCCGGCGGTGCTGCGGGTAAAAAAGGTCGCTCGGAGCGCGGCGAAGGGGGTGTCGCCGGGGGTGGAGGTGGCGGTCTGGCGAGGCGATGAGGTGCGGCGGTTTACGCGCGGGGCTGGCGAGCTGGGGGTGTGGGGGCAGGCTGTGGGGGAGCCCTGGGTGCTGGTGGACGAGGAGGTGCTGGGGCTTTTTCGGCGGATGCAGAGTGCGTCGGTGGCCTTTGGCGCCAGCGGGTTGTGGGAGGTTCGCCGGGGGGTGATGACGGGTCATAACGCCGCGTTTTTGCTGAAGAAGAGCGATGTGCCCCGGGTGAGCTGTGAGACGTGGAAGCCCTATCTGAAGTGGGCTGTGGGGGGGCGCGATATTGGCGAGGGGAGGGTGGAGCACAGGCGGCAGATGATCTGGCCGGTGGATGCGAAGGGGCAGGTTTTTCAAAAGTTGCCGGAGGCGCTGCAGGGGCATTTTGAGAACCATCGAAAGACGTTGGAAGGACGCAGTGATTATCGGGAGGGGCAGCCTCTGTGGCAGCTGTATCGGCTGCATGAGGATGTGGTGGGGCCGAAGGTGATGTGGTCGGATCTGGGGCAGCAGCTTGAGGCGGTGGCCAGCGCCGGGGAGGAGGTGCCGCTGAACACGGTGTATTACGCCGGGGTCAGGAGTGAGGCGGAGGCGCGGGCGCTGGCGGCGTATTTGAACTGTGAGGCCGTGCGTACGGTGGCGTATGCGCTGGGGGAGCGGGCGCGCGGGGAGTGGCGGCGCCATTTTGCCTGGGTGGTGAGGTTGTTGCCGGTGCCGCGGAGCTTTGTGGAGGCGGTGCGGGAGGGGCGGGGGCTGGCGCGGTGGGAGGAGGCCGGGGCGTTTGAGGAGGCGTTCGGGTTGAGCGGGGCCGATGTGGCGGTGCTGCGGGCGTATCGCACCGGGGGTGAGGGGCCGGTGGTGCGGGAGGTGGCGTGATGGCGGGGGTGAGGGGCTGGCTGGCCGCGGCGCTGCGCATCGGGGGGGCGCCGCAGCTCGGAGGCGAAGGGGGCGGTGATGCGCATCTCTCCAGGCAGCAGCAGGAGGCGGTGGCCCGCGGCGCGCAGGTGGTTGAGGCCTTTGGCGGGGTGGTGCTGGCCGACGGGGTGGGGGTGGGCAAGACCCGCGAGGCGTTGGCGCTGGGCCGCGCTGTGCGGCGTGGGCAGGGGGCGGGGAGGATGTTGCTGGTGGTGCCCTCGCGCCTGCAGGGGGCCTGGCGGCGCGTGGCCGGGGAGATGGGGCTTGTGGAGGGGAGGCATTTTGAGGTGGTGACGCATCACCGCATGAGTCATGGCCGGGTGGGGGGAGGCTGGGCGGTGGTGGTGGTGGATGAGGCGCATCGGTTTCGGCGTGTGAGCACGCGGCGCGGCGAGGCGTTGATGCGATTGAGCGCGGAGGCGCCGGTGGTGCTGGTGACGGCCACGCCGGTGTGCAACGGGCTCGACGATTTGAGGGGGCTGCTCTCGTATTTTATGAGCGATGCGCGCACGCGGGGCGTTGTGGGGATGGGGCTTTTTGAGGCGTTTGAGCGGGCGGCGGCCGGATGTTTTGACCTGACGGAGCTTCTGGAGGCGGTGGTGATCCGGCGCTCGCGGGCGGATTTTGGCGAGCTGCGTCGGCCGAAGGTGCGATTTGAGGTGGTGCGTTATGAGGCCGAGGCCCAGGAGCGCTGGGTGTGGCGACATCTGGAGGAAGAGCTGCGGGCGATGACGCTTGCGGCCTTTGAGGGGGAGTGGCCGCGGGGGCTTTTTGTGGCCTCGGGGTTACGCCAGTGGGAGGGGGGAGCCGGGGCGCTGGGGGAGGCGTTGGAGCGGCTGGCGCATTATTTTGAGCGTTGGTTGGAGGCAGCGCGGCAGGGGAGGTGGCTTGATGCCGGGGCGTTTCGCGAGGTGTTTGAGGGGGTGAGCCGCGCCCAGGAGGTGATGGGATTTTTGTACGGGGATCGGGAGGCCCATGTTGAGGCGTTGGCCCGAGCGCAGGAGGGGGTTGAGGCGGATCTCTGGCGAGTGCGAGGGCTGCTGGGTCGTCTGGAGGCGATGCGGGAGGAGGGGGGCCTGGCGAACGCGGTGGTGGGGCTTGTGGGGGAGGAGGCGGGGGAGCGGTGGCTTGTATTTACGGGGTATCAGGGCGGGGCGCGGGCGCTTTTTGAGGCGATCAGCCGAAGGCTGGGAGGTGGGGTGGGGGTGGGGCTTATGACCGGGGAGATGGCCCGGGCCACGGGGGTGGGCAGGCTGGATGTGGCGGAGCTCGTGGAGCGATTTGTGGGCGATGTTCTGGCGCGCGACCGGGTGGGGGTGCTGGTGGCCACCGATTGTCTGGCCGAGGGGGTGAATCTGCAGCGCTGCAGAAGGCTTGTGCTGGCGGATCTTCCCTATTCGCCCTTGCGCCTGGAGCAGCGGGTGGGGCGAGTGGTGCGGCCGGGGCCGACTGGCGAGGAGGTGCGGGTATTTTTGCCGCGGCCGACGGTGTGGGCCGACACCCTGGGGATGCGTCGGCGGCTGGAGGCGAAGATCGCGCAGGCGCAGGAGGTGGGGCTTGCGCCGGGGTTGGCCGCCGGGGTCTGGCGAGGGCTGGGGGAGGAGGGGAGCGCGGCGATGGAAGGGGAGACGACGGCGCCCCTGGCGAGGATCGGGGTGTTGGAGGCGATGACGCTCGAAGACCGGCTGCGGGCGCAGCTTTTGGGTGAGGAGGGGGAGGTGGTCTTTGGGAAGGTGGGCGCTGGCGAGGTGGTGCGGGTGCTGGCCAGGGTGCGGGTTGTGGCGGCGGTGGAGCGCTATGTGTGGGTGAGCGCCGACGGGCAACAGGCGCGGGTGGGGAGGCTCAGCGAGCGGCTGGGGGGGCTTGTGGCGCTGAGTGGCGAGGCGCTGGAGGTGGGGGCGTGGACGCCGAGAGCCGAGCCCTGCTGGGAAAAGGTGCGGGCGTGGGCTGTGGGGCGTTGTGAGGAGCTTGAGGCGGCCCGGCTTGCGCCGGCGGTGGTATGGCGAGGGTCGGCCGGAGTGCGGGTGTGGGAGCTGTTGGTGGAGGCCGCTCGGAGTGGGGCGTTGGGGGTGACGCTTCAGGAGCTCGGGGCGTATCGCCAGCGGGTGCTCGGGGAGCACCCGGCCGGGATGTTGCGGCGTTGGGAGGGGATGCTGGCGATGGGGGCTGATGCGGGCGCGTTCTGGCAGGAGGTTCAGGCGCTGCCCGAGCCTTTCAGTGAGCCTGTGCGCGTGGAGGTGGTGGCCGCGCTGGGCTGGAGCGCCCGGGCGGAGAGCGCGGCCTTACGCGCTGCGGGTTTGTTCGAGGAGCTGCCAGTTGGTGTAGGCGAAGTAGCCGAGGATCAAAAAGATGAGGATGCCGCCCTGAAGGGCGTAGAGGGCGATGGCGCCGGTGATGATCAGGGCGCCGATGGCGACTTTTGCGGTGGTGGCCAGGGCCTGGCGCTGGGGCCTGGAGCGGCGCAGAAAGTGAAAGAGGGCCTGGCCGCCGTCCATCGGGAAGATGGGCAGGAGGTTAAAGACGAGCCAGAAGGTGTTGACGATGGCTGAGAGGCGCAAAAGGTGGCGCAGGAGCGGCCAGGAGTCGGCCGGGGCCAGGGCGTTAAGCGCCATCAGGCCCCCGAACGACACCAGGGCGATGAGAAGCGTGGCCGCCGGGCCGGCCAGGGCGATGAAGATGCCCTGGTTGGGGTTGGGGTTGGCGCGGTGGTTGATGGCGACCCCGCCCATGCCCTGAAGCACGATGGTGGAGGTGCCAAAGCCGCTCTTTTTGAAGGCGGCGGCGTGGCCGAGCTCATGGAGGAGCACGCCGAAGAAGAGGATGGGCGCCCACATCAGCTGGTAGGGGAGCTGCTCGGCGGATTTCAGTCCGGAGAAGACAAAGAAGGCGACGAGCGCGAGAAACCAGACCTCAATGAAGATGGTGTGGCCGGCGAAGGTCGCGAGCTTCCAGCTGGGGCCCTGGGATTGACGGATACGCATGGGTGAAGGCCTGGGACAGAGAGGCAAAAGGAGGAGCAGGTAAAAGGAGCAGCAGAAGTCGGGAAGTAAAACTAGCGTCCTGACGCGGATAATCCACCGTCAGGCCGAGGTAGAGCAGAGCGTGCGGGGTGTAAAGGGCGCATCGATCACAGGCCGGCGACACGTCGGCATCATTTCAATCGTTTCAATCGCTAAACGGGCTTAACGGACTTAACGGACTTCGAGGAGGGGTGATGATGGACGGGATGGGCAGGTTTGAGGCGTTGGTGAGCAGCGGGGGGCGCGGGGAGTGCGGGGCGTTGGGAGCGGGCGTGGGGGCGTCGATGGAGGCGTTGAGGCGTTATGTGCGCTCGGAGGGGAGGTTGCGCACGCGGGGAGCCTGGGAGTTGGATGAGGGTGAGGCGGTGCGTCTGGCGCAGGCAAGCGGGGTGGTGCCCGAGGGGGGCTGGGTGCGCCTTGTGGGGCTGTGTGCCGGGGCGGGTGTGCTGGTGGCGCGGGGCGGTGGTTTTGAGGCGGGGCCGGCGCTGGAGCGGGTGATGCGCTGGCCGGAGGTGGAGGTGGAGCGGCGGCTGGTCGAGGGGTTTACGCGCTGGTTGATGCCGCCGGCGACCGCCGCGAGCTGGTTTGTGGCTTTAGGGGTGCATCCGCTCTGGGGGCTGAAGCTCGCGCGCCATGTGCACCGGGAGGGGGCGCTGATGGGCTTTGACCCTGGTCGGGAGTCCCGCGACGACTCGATTATGGGGGCGAGAAAGCTCGAGGGGGTGCGACGGCATGTGTACGTGAGCATGGCCGTGGTGGTAGGGGTGCTTCGGCGCTTGAGCGAGGGGCGCATCTACGATGTCGGGGCGCTGGTGAGGCTTGTGGAGGAGGCGATGCGCTTTGCCCGGGTGGTCGCCTATGAGGATGATGAGGAGGAGGCCGGTGAGCTGCGCGTGCTGGTCGATGAGGTCTGCTGGCGAGCGGTGCAGCACGCGGTGTGGGCGCTGATGGATGAGGTGCTGGTGCCGGCCGGGGTGGTGCGCTGGGAGATCGGTCGCGGGATCGCGGTGAAGACCCGCGCCCTGGATGAGGTGCGCGTGGGCGCGCTGGGGGTGGGGGCGCAGGATACCTGGGTGCGGCTCTTTCTCAGTGGTAGCGGGGGGCGTAAAGTTGCTTAAGTTGAGAAGAGCGGGTGGAGGCGTGAGGCCGAAATGGAGAGGCGATGATCACATCAAAGAAGGTGGCGGTGCTCGATGATGAGCCGCTGATCGGGGACATCGTCTCGCGGGCGCTCAGTCGGCAGTGGGAGGTCAGCGTTTTTGAGCGCCCCTCCCAGGCGCTGGAAGCGCTGGAGGGGGGGGAGCGCTACGCGGCGTTTCTATGCGATATGATGATGCCCGAGCGCACGGGGATGGAGGTCTACGAGGAGATCCGCCGGCGCTGGCCGGAGCAGGCGGAGCGGGTGGTGATCATGAGCGGGATCAGCCACCGCGACCGAGCTGGCGAGATGGTGCGCGAGGCGGGGGTGAGGCTTGTTCAAAAACCCTTTGATTTGAAGGGTTTGAGGCAGGTGGTGGAGGAGGTTGCCGCCGGGGCTTCGGCGGCAGGCGCCGGTGAAAGGGGCGCGCTTCGGCGCTAGAAGCGCCGGCCTGTCGCGGTCGCCAGCTCAGAGGGGCTGGACCATGCGGTCGGTCTTCTTCTCGATGGCTTTTTCGTGCAGAAGTCGCAGCGCGGCGCGGGCCAGAATTGAAGCGCCGGCGTTGATGGCGCGCTCATCGATGTTGAAGTGCGGGGAGTGCAGGAAGTTGCGGGGAGCCTGCGCGCCGGTGCCCAGTCGGAACATCGCGCCGGGGATGCGCTCGCAGTACACCGAAAAATCTTCGCCCCCCATCGAGGGCAGGGGAATGCGCTGGACGCCCTCTTCGCCGAGGATGTCGGTGGCGACCTCGCTGATGATCGAGGTGATGTACGGGTCGTTATGAATGGCCGGGGCGCCGCGGGTGAGCTTGAGCTCGTAAGAGGCGCCGTGGGCCAGGCAGATGCCGCCGATGGTGCGTCGCAGCAGATCGTCGAGCTCATCGCGGTGCTCCGGCGAGATGGTGCGGATGGAGCCGGAGAGCGAGGCGGTCTCGGGGATGACGTTGGCGGCGATGCCGGCCTGGAAGGTGCCCAGGGTAATCACCGCCGGGATGCGCGCGTCGAAGTTGTGGGCGGGCAGCTGGTAGAGGGCGTTGGCCACCTGGGTGGCGATGAAGATCGGGTCGGTGCACTGGTGGGGGCGAGCGCCGTGGCCGCCTTTGCCTTCGATCTTGATCTCAAAAAGGTCAAAGGAGGCGGTAAAGGGGCCGGGGCGCACGCCGATCTCCCCGATGGGGCGCTCCGGGTCGCAGTGCAGGCCGAGGATGGCGTCGACGTGGTCGATGGCCCCGAAATCCACCATCTCGGTGGCACCGCCGGGCACGGTCTCTTCGGCATGCTGGAAGATCAGGCGCAGGCGGCCGGGCAGCTGATCTTTGAGCTCGAGCAGGCTGAGCCCGCTGCCGAACACAGTGGCCATATGCACATCGTGACCGCAGGCGTGCATCACCCCCGGGTTTTGCGACTTGTAGGGGATGTCGTTGAGCTCCTCGATGGGAAGCGCGTCGATGTCGGAGCGGATGGCGACGGTGGGGTGGAGCGCCGGATCGAAGTCCACAGGCGTCAGGTCGGCGTAGAAGCCGGTGCCCTCGGGGCGCACGAAGGTCTCAAAGCCCAGCTCTTCGACACGTTTGACCATATGCGCGGTCGTCTCAAACTCATGCTGGCTGAGCTCGGGGTGGGTGTGCAGGAAGCGGCGCAGCTCAATGAGGCGATCGGTGTTGGCGCGCAGGGTATCGGTGAGACGATCGAGAAGTTCGGGGGAGGGGGCGTTCATGGGGAGTCCGATGATGCGTGGGGAGGGGGGATCGTGGGGGAAGCGCCATGAAACTACTACGCCATTGCCCGGCGTGTGTTCAACTGCCGACCACCCCAGGACGACGCGGGCGGCGCCCTGGATGCGATCGGGTTCGGCGGTTCATGGCGTTTGTGTTGGGCTTTCTGATTTAAAAACCTTCGAGGGTGCGGGCGTTTTCGGGGGGGAGGATGGCGGAGAGGGGCGCGTCGGGCTCAAAGCGAAGCTCGGTGACCTCGGTGGTGGTGATGTGCTCGCCGGGCTCGCCATCCTCGAAGGTAAAGGTTTTGTGGGACGTGGCCAGCGTGATGCCTTCGATGGTTTTTTGATCCTCGTAGGTCATAAAACGCTCCGGGGAGTGGCCGCCCTCGGGGAAAAAGCCCGGGTAGGAGACGATGTAGCGGATGGCGTGGACCTCGAAGGATTCGGGGTGGATGTAGAGGACGTAGAAGTCGTCGGGGGCGTCGCCGGTGCCGGGCTCGTAGGTGGCGCGGATGAGGTGGTAGGTCTGGTCGTTGTAGGTGGCGTCGTCTTCCCGGGTGAGGATGACGCCGGGGTCGGCCAGCACGAAGGGGAGCGCCACGAAATAATAGGGGGTCAGCGCCCAGAAGCGGGCGTTGAAAGGCGTCTCGGCATCCTGTGGGGCGATCCAGGCGTTTTCGCCGTCCCAGCCAAAGGCGACCTCGGGGGATTCGGAGAGGGTGTGGGCGGCGCGGGATGACCAGGTGTCGACGAGCTGGCGGGTGTCGCGCGGGTCGCCGTCGAGGGGGCGGTAGTTAAAGCGGAAGTGCAGCGGGCCTTTGTTGAAGAAGTTCTGCAGGCCGCCGTGGGCGTCGATGGACTTTCGGAGGAGCTGGCCGGGTTCGGAGTCGGCGAGTCGCTCGTGGGCGTCGGCGACGCGGGATTCGACCCAGTGGGGATCGGGGGCGGCGCGCTCTTCTTCGGGAGGTGCCGGGTCGGCGGGGGGCGCTGATGCGGGCTCGGCGGGGGCTTCGGTGCGCTGCTCGGCGGTTGGCGCGTCGCAAGCTGCGGTGGACAAACCTAAAAGGGTGATCAGGTTGAGAACCAGAAGATGACGCATGGGGACTCCGAGGTGGGCGGCGCGGCAAGCTCGCATATTAGCGAGCGTTGAGCATAGCCCGTCTGCGCGGAAGTCAACTTCTCCGGCTGGTCAGCGAGAATCGGGGAGGTGGGGTTGAAATGGGTAGGTCGATGCCCTACATAGTGTCATGTGTTCAGTGAATCTTAAGAAAGGAGCCACATTTATGGTCAAAATCACCTATCTTTCGGACCACCTGGGGGCGGAAGAGCCTGCTGCCGAGGAGCTCAGCACCGAGGAGCTCGCTGAGATGAAAAAAGTCGCGCGCTGGCATCAGGAAGAGTGGGCGCACCTGAGCCCCGACAAGACGGTGGGCACGCGCGTAGAAGAGCTGCGTGAGAGCGCGGTCAAAGAGGGCTTGCCGCTGACGCTGGTGGCCGTCGAAGAAGACGCCATCGTGGGCACGATCAGCCTGGCCGAAGAGGATCTTTCGACCCACCCCGAGTTCTCACCCTGGCTCTCGACGGTCTATGTAGACGCGTCGCAGCGTGGGCAGGGCATCGGCAGCCGCCTGGTGCAGCGCGTGGAAGAGGTCGCGGCAGCGCAGGGCGTGGAAGAACTTTATCTTTATACCCCGGATCAGGCTCCGCTCTATGAGCGCCTGGGCTGGGAGGTGGTCTCGGTGGAGACCTACCGCGGCGAAGAAGTCACGGTGATGCGCCGCGATCTTGTGGAGATCGTGGAAGAGGGCGGCCGCGGCTGGTTGCAGGTGGAGCAGCCCGCGGCGCAGTAATGTCGCGCGTGATGGTCGCAAAAACTCAGGGGGCGACGTGGTGGCGGGTGAGCTCCACCTCGATGGTGTAGCTGCCGGGGGGGCCGCTGACGCGGATGAACTCGGCGGTGTTGGGGGCGGCGATGTGTTGCGCAGCGTCGGCATCCAGGGCGTCGCGCCAGGTGATCAGCGCGAGCTCGTCGATGCGGAACACGCCTTCGCCACTGCCAGCTTCGGGCGGACTGTGGTGCAGGAAGAAGCGTGTGGCGCGGGCGTTCTCGCTGAGACTTGAGGGGTAATTCGGATCTTCCGGCGGCATGCTGAGATCGTAGCTAAAGGCAGTCCACCCGTACGTCCCCTCCTGCGCACGCAATGCAAACTCGCCGGGGAACTCTCGATCTCCGGAGCTCGCGTAGTAGCGCGCCTCCAGGGTGACCGGGCCGGCGTTTTGTCCGCTGATGTAGCCGATCAGCGTCAGATCTTTGTTGGGCTCGTGCGTCGCGTCGCCGTCGACGCGGATGCGGTTGCGGAAGGTAATGACCGAGTCGGCCGTGTTGGTGGAGCTGCGCGTGGAGCACAGCGCCGTGGTGCCCCGGTAGGTCTCGTGGATGCAGGGAAAGGACGAGCCGGCGTAGTACCAGTGGGTCGGGTCGAGACGCTCCGGGCCGATGTCATGATCTTCGAAGTCGCCGTGCAGCAGGATATCGTGGCCCAACTTCGCCGAGGTGATCGCAGGGGGAAGGGTGAGCGCTGAGATCGACGCGTCGGTCTGCGCATGCCCGCGAAGATCCAGGATGGCGCTGCCGGAGTCATCGATCGTGACGTCGAGGCTCAGCGTGCGGGTGCTCGATTCCGCGCTGGCCGGATCGAGCAGGATGGTGCCCAGGCCGTGTCGGGCAATCACCGGGGTGTCGAAGGGGGCCGATGCCTCGCCCAGCCGGCGCACAAAGAGGTCGGCCAGCCGGCCGGTGACATGCCGGGGGCGATAATCTTTGAGGTAGACGGGGATGGCGGTGGCGCGATGAGGCTGGCCCCGGCGCATATCGACCTGCATAAGCGTGCCGAGGAGGGTCTCCAGACGATTCTGGTCGAAGATGAAGTTCCCCAGGCTATGCGCCATCAGGGTGCCTTCCTCGTAGGCAAAACCCTGGGCGACGTGGGGGTGGTGGGCGACGATCAGCGGAGAGCCCTGGGCGCGAGCGAGCTCGATGCGATCCAGGACTGCGTTGGAAGGGGCCGCAGCGTACTCCACGCCGGCGTGCATGATGGTGATGGGCACAAAGCCTTCTGCCAGTTCGCGGTCCAGCGCGGCGCGCACCGCGTCGGTGTCGCGAAGGTTGGCCGGTCCGCCCTGGGTGTCGCTGGCGACGGTGGGGATCGCGTACTGGCTTCCCACAATCGAGGTCATCGAGAGGAAGGCGTAGGGGGTGTTGCCCAGGGTCTTTCGGTGCGCCCGAAAGGCCTCCTCGGCGTTGAGGCCGGCGCCGCTGTGGGCGATGGCGCGTTGGTCGAGGTGGTAGAGGGTGTCGGCGACGCCGGCGTCGAAGTAGTCGTAGAGGTGGTTGTTGCCCAGCCCGGCGTAGTCCACGCCCATCCAGCTCAGGGCATCCAGGGAGTCGGGCAGGGTGAAGAAGATGTAGGTCTTGTCCTCGTAAGGGGTGCGAGGATCGTCGGTGACGACCGTCTCCAGGTTGATGATCGTGTAGTCGGCGCGCTGGAAGAGGGGGCGCATCTGCTGCACCACATTCCGGGTGCCGGGGAAAGGATCGGAGACTTGAATCAGCGCCTCGGGGTCGTCGTCGGGGAGGCGGTCGGTGGGCGGGTTTTCGGCCGAGCGTAAAAAGCGGCGCCCCATGCTGACGTCGCCGCTAAAGAGCAATCGCGTCGTGTCGGGGCTGCGCGCATCGAGGGTGATGTCGCCCATCTCGACCGCCTCGGTGCTTAAGGGGAGCGCGAGCTGTGTGGGGAGTACCGGGCTGTAAAAGTCGGCGTGCTCAATGGTGATCAGGGTGTTGTCGCGGGTGAGGTCGTCGAAGAGAAAGCGGCCCTCGGCATCGGTGCCCGCGGTCTGTTCCTGAGCGACCACCGAGGCGCCTTGAACCGGGCGCCCCTGGCTGTCGATCACCCGACCTCCCAGCGCGATGGAAGCCGCAAAATAACGATCGCGGGCGGCTTCTTCCTGCTCCCAGACCCAACCTTCCGGGTGGTCCGGATCGGCGTCCAGGCAGCCGGGCAGGCTGAGTGCGGCGAGTATCAGGCTAAGGAGCGCGGCGCGGGTGAGCTGGCGAGCGCGCGGATAAGACGTGAACAGCATGATGGGGGCTCTAGCGAGGGGATGTGCTGGTTGTGAGGATAGGCAGCCCGGTGGCCGGGCACAATCGTTCATCTACGACCCGTTCGCCGCCCCGCTCCTGCGACCGGTCGCACCGCGATCCCCTGACCGGAAGAACCGGATGATCCTTGTTGGAGTTTGTACGGATACGTTAGGTTGACGGCACACCACGCGCCATCGAGGGGCCTCAGAGCAGGTTCACCTCGCGTAGAGACATATCTGGCTGGAGAGCCTGGGGCGCCGGTGGTGGATGGGAATTTAGCGTGATGTATCCGAGGAGTAGATGATGGCAAAGAAGTGGAGTCGCAGCGCGCTCCGACGCGTGTTTGCGCTGGCGGTGGTTTCGGTGAGCCTCGTGGGTTGTGTGACCCCGGGGATGCGGGAGGTGGAGGCGGTCGACTCGTCGGCCTCGTCGGTCACCTTTCTCTACAGCCAGCACACTGGCGAGGAGAGTGAGCGGGGCGTGATCTCGTGTGAGATCGAGGAGGATCGCCTCTCGGACTGTCAGATTATTGATGTGGAGTACAAATGATGAGGTGGACGCAAAGCGTGGCGCTCGGCCTGCTCGTGGTGCTGGGCGTGGGATGCACCGAGGTGCGTTACACGATCCGGCAGGCGGACTCGCACCGGGATGGCGGTTTTTTCACGATGCAGACCTCCGCCGAGCGGGTCACCCGGCTGGGCCCTTTCTATGAGACTGTGGAGCCCGAAGGCATCAACTACTGGCGCTGCGGCCGGGTTGAGGGGCAGATGAACTGCACCAAAGTCTGTGAAGATATGGGCTCGCGGGTCTGCGCGCCCTATCTGGCCGGCCATTTTGGCCAGGTCAATCTTCCGCCTGCCTTCACCACCTCGGCCTCGTCGCCGGCGCTCTACCAGGGCGAAGGTCAGGACGAGGTTGTGCCCGAGGCCGAGCCGGCAGAAGAGGGTGACGTGGAGGAGACGCCAGAGAGCGCTCCGACCGATGAGGCTGTGGAGCCCGGGGAGGTGCAATGATGGGAACCTGGATCAGAAGCGCGCTTTTGAGCGCGGTGGTGCTGGCAGCCGGCGTCGGCTGCGCGATGCCCGAATACGTGTACGTGACCGACTACCAGGTCGTGGGCGATCGCAGCGTCAAATACATCTACAACCCGCTCTACCCCTCGATGGCCGGCGGCCCGATCAACGACGCGGCGCTGGTGCTGGAGGTGTGTTCGGTGGATGCGCAGACTCCCGGGGAGGAGGCGCAGTGCCGCGAGACGGTGTTGCTGAGGACCGAGGAGTACCGATGAAGACGATGACGTGGATGAAGGCCGCGCTGATTGGCCTTGTGACGGCCTCGGCGGTGGGATGCGCCGGGCAGA
The sequence above is drawn from the Lujinxingia vulgaris genome and encodes:
- a CDS encoding CapA family protein; its protein translation is MLFTSYPRARQLTRAALLSLILAALSLPGCLDADPDHPEGWVWEQEEAARDRYFAASIALGGRVIDSQGRPVQGASVVAQEQTAGTDAEGRFLFDDLTRDNTLITIEHADFYSPVLPTQLALPLSTEAVEMGDITLDARSPDTTRLLFSGDVSMGRRFLRSAENPPTDRLPDDDPEALIQVSDPFPGTRNVVQQMRPLFQRADYTIINLETVVTDDPRTPYEDKTYIFFTLPDSLDALSWMGVDYAGLGNNHLYDYFDAGVADTLYHLDQRAIAHSGAGLNAEEAFRAHRKTLGNTPYAFLSMTSIVGSQYAIPTVASDTQGGPANLRDTDAVRAALDRELAEGFVPITIMHAGVEYAAAPSNAVLDRIELARAQGSPLIVAHHPHVAQGFAYEEGTLMAHSLGNFIFDQNRLETLLGTLMQVDMRRGQPHRATAIPVYLKDYRPRHVTGRLADLFVRRLGEASAPFDTPVIARHGLGTILLDPASAESSTRTLSLDVTIDDSGSAILDLRGHAQTDASISALTLPPAITSAKLGHDILLHGDFEDHDIGPERLDPTHWYYAGSSFPCIHETYRGTTALCSTRSSTNTADSVITFRNRIRVDGDATHEPNKDLTLIGYISGQNAGPVTLEARYYASSGDREFPGEFALRAQEGTYGWTAFSYDLSMPPEDPNYPSSLSENARATRFFLHHSPPEAGSGEGVFRIDELALITWRDALDADAAQHIAAPNTAEFIRVSGPPGSYTIEVELTRHHVAP